TGATATGCTAGATGATGATGTATTTGTTGAGACAGATTATTGAGTTCAAAGATGATGTAGATTTTCTAAGGAATgtgattgattttgatgatttattAACATCACTTCCCAACAGCTCATCTCATATAAGTTTcgtattcatttttttttctcacagtATTTTATGTCTTTGAATCTTTATAACAATCTTTGTGCGTTGGTATGGATACCTAGGTGATTCCTTCACAGAGGAACAAAATGAATTAGTGGAATCAGCAGCAGAGATGCTTTATGGTTTGATTCATGTCCGTTACATATTGACCAGCAAAGGACTGGCTGCAATGGtgagatttttctttaaattatttttaaatagttctGTGCTTTCAAAACTATAGTATTTTGGACCATGTCTGAATTTTGCTATTGGAAATGATAAAGCTGGACAAGTACAAGGACTGTGACTTTGGTAGATGCCCAAGAGTTTACTGCTGCGGACAAGCCTGCCTTCCAGTAGGTTTATCAGACATTCCTCGATCAAGCACAGTAAATGTCTACTGTCCCAAATGCGAAGATATTTACTATCCTCGTTCCAAGTCCCAAGGTGGTATCCTGAATTGCATTGTGCCAAAATGTTTCAAGTTCTTACTTCATATACTTGTGGAGTGTTTCAGCTTGCATTTCTCATAATCAGGCTTTTCTAAAGCTATTTCTTTTCTGTTTTACATATTAATCTCCATGCATTTGCTTGTCGGGCTTGCATTAACATCTTTTGGAAGAAAAGAGGGGGAGACTGACTAAAACCATTTAGTAAATACCTTCTTGTCTTCAACTGTGCTTATCCCTTCTCCCACCAAACAATTCACACACACACAGCGAACAAATTCCTTTAAATGTTGATGTTTGTCATCTCAATATGTAGGTGCGCACACACAAAGCAAAACAAAACTCCTTTAAATGttgatgtttttaatctcaatatGTAGGCCTGAGGAACCAAGCTTGCGATACAACCTTGGTCTCTGATATGATATGATGATATGAAATAAGTAAACATTTAATTTTAGCATGTAGAACCCAAAGAGTTGAGTTTTACATGGGTCTATGTTATTGATGCATaacattttggatttttaaatatttggtaCACTCCTGCAAGTGTCCATCATTGTACACtgacataaatttcattttccacTTCATAACAAACCTAACTCCAAGTGGAAAACATCCTTCCTAAAATTTGATTGAACTAAAAAATactcattatttattttcttttctttttctatttccattttattttaggGAAATTGGATTTTTCTGTtgcttcataaaaaaaatacttaattgTTTTGTGGTAGCTGGTACAACAATATGGTGGCATTTGTCTCGATTCATACATGAGACAATTGCCCGATAGATTGctatttacttatttcttatATTGTGTTAATCGCAGCCTAAGCAAGCATTTCTCCTTGTGATGTCTTTTTGTCCTTTTTATGTGTTTCCTTAACTATACGTAGACATTGATGGAGCCTATTTTGGAACCACATTTCCTCACCTGTTCTTGATGACATATGGGCACCTCAAACCACAAAAGGCATCTCAGAGCTATGTTCCTAGAGTATTTGGATTCAAGATGCACAAGCCTTAATTCTGGAATTGCAAGTGACGTGGGAGCAATGTTCAAGCGCATTTGAATGCTGGATTTACCAAGCTGACATTTGAGTGAGTTTTTGTCAGTCTGGAAACTTGGTGATTCTCTTACTTTGCTTCTGTTTGGAAGTAATGATTTCAAGAATCTGAGTTCAAAGCTTCCCAAAAACATCACAAACTAGGTCCACCTTTTTTATGTTGAGGAAAATACAAAATAGCAAAATCTGGTCTATATTGGGAGCTAgtatttcttttcaatttttagctGATGTAAGCCTTGTTCTTTCTTGATTAAGCGAGTATTTAAATTGTCTTTTAGCACCTTCCATCCAGATTTCTCTGTTCTATTTTCAGTTTCAAAATTGTCATCAAATGCACACAAAGGTTTACCatatgaattccattattttgcaCTATCCTCCAAACATTGTGCTTCTTTATTTACTTTTGAAGGcagtgatttcaattttcagaatATGACAAGTGTGTATAATGTAGgaccacacacacacacatatgagTATATAGCCCGGCTttggttgaatctgtgtgataCGAGCCCTTCTTGCGCTGCTTTTGACAAACACACACACGGATATAGCCTGGCTttggttgaatctgtgtgataCAATCCCTTCTGGCTCTGCGTTTGTCTCAGAATATGTAGTGTAGAGGGAAGGAATGTGCtaaaacaacttgaaaatgatttttaatctCAAGCTAATTTCAgcattttcccttttcttctttcctaGATCCAAACGAAAGAAGTTCCCCTTTCTCTCTAGTGATGATGGGGGACATGTTCGGACATTTCGTTGAAGCCAGACAAGTTTACAAAATTTCGATTTCTACTTGAAAATGATTAAATGAGCTAATTTtagcattttcctttttcttctttcctagATCGAAATGAAAGAAGTTCCCCTTTCTCTCTAGTGATTATGGAACATGTTTGGACATTTCGTTGAAGCCATAGACCATTTTAGAGAATTTCGATTTCCTTAGACTTAGAAAGTCCTAGCCTTCAGTGGTGGTACAAGTAATTGCTGATTTAGGAGTTTCCAGTAACCTCTCTATGGACATCTTTTTAGTGTTGGGACTGAAAAGGGAAAGATCTTTATCATTAGGGAGTATTTAGATCCAACAATATGAGGCACAGGGATTTTTGGGTTCCCTTGCATTCTAGGGAAGTTCACTAGGAACCACTACTTCATTCACATTGAACCTCTTAGTAAAAGCTGTAtggagtttttgaaaatatcagGATTTCTTTGGAACGTTTTCACAGACAAATTGTATCATTGTATGAAAGAGCAGCATATACTAAATTCTCTGTTCTTTCAAAACAAAAAGttgttttgttaaaatattattaaatgtgTCTAGGAGtatgaaatagaaaattgtttttaaaagcagtTCCTAAATAGGCATTAAGATTTTATTCCGATTGCTGCCCAAGTGTGGAAGGCCATGGCACATGGATATTCCCTTGGTCCGtatcttgattttcttctattatTGTATAGAAGAGCAGCATATTCCCTGTGTTTCTCTTCCTCTCTTTTGAACTGTGAACTTCAGGTGACAACTATATTAACACGCGCACGCAAAAAGGGTAAAATGAActtaaaaaagaatagaaaagaaaagttcaAAACCCTCCAATGGGAGAGCGTGAACGAGAGGCCGACTTCTCTCGGTTGAAGGGTGGGCGGGCAAACGTTCAAGCCATGAGACCATTAGATGAAGTTGCGCTTTGCATATTGATAGGCTGGTGTTGACAATTGAGGCTTGCCCGATGTGTCTCACGACATTACCTCTTTTCGTGCATATAAAGTTTCTACGAGTGGCGAGCCCCTAATTCGATAAGACTATATGATGGAAACTTAAGCTGTCATCGATTCACGAGATTAACATCCATATTCTTCATACCCAATTGCCCATTTTCCACCGCCCTCAACGCATGCACAACTGATGCTTGAATTGACTGCACAACTTAAAACTATAACTATCTATTCATGTAGCGTATGTGAGGCTCATCTCTTCAATCATCCACGTGGTGAAGTGATGATCCCAGCCGTCTGATCTCAATAACTTCCGGGGATCTGATCTGTCTACGGCTTTCCACTATTCCATGTGAAAATGAAACCAGTTAAAAGTTGGTTTCATCCTCAAGCATCCATTGCATGACCCCATATTTCCATCCTTTTTCTAATCTTTGTTCTCTCCCTTCCCCAGTCTGACTCGCGATAAGTACAAAGACCTGTCACTGACACACAGATGGGGTGTTTCCTCtcattttgttcttattttcccctttctaaaacaaaaatcatcaGAACAAATATTTTAGAGATGATGCAGGTTTCAACcccataataaataaatagaaaacccaaaaaaaaaaaagggaaaaaaagtgcCCTTTTAAAGGGACCATGGGACATGGAGAAGGAGGGAGAGAAATGACAAGGACAATGGTGTGGGTTACTTGAAAAAGAGAGGGCAAAGCTGGAGGCTGGATAAGAACAAAGTGGAGAGGCCACCATGGACGTGGAAGCTTCACCctttaattattgatttctttttcttttcctaataaTCCTGTTAAATAGGACCAAAAATGGAATTGATTTGGTTGGCGACAAAACTCCAGCCAACAATCTACCACTTGGATAACTTAGATACAATGAATCTATCCACATTCAAGCAATCCGATTCAGTTTTTAACAAAACGATTAGGTTATCAACTTTGAATGGTGCCTCACCATTTTGAGGATGTTTTGAAAacgaaaattccaaaaaaaaaaaaaaaagacgaaaaacaaaaacaaatgaaatttcCTTTTCAGTGAAATCTGAGCTGAAGATTAGCATCTCCAGGGTGGTCTTTAGCCTTTAGTGGATAGAAACGGCGTGGGGATTTGATGGGGGAGCGTGCACATGTTGGACGGCACGTGTTTAGACAGATAAAATGAATGGAAGCCTGAACTATTATTCCTCCTTGTCTTCGAGATCGATTAATTTACACGCACCTCACACACTCTTGCGCTgcttccttttaatttttttaattataaatatttaaaatgggtttgaaagtaattttaaaaaatatttttaatatttaaataataaaaattatcaaatattaaaattattttttaaaattactatcaaacgatTTTTTAACAGTCTTGAGACCCATGAACCTGTGGTgtctttggaaatttttttgaaaattaattaaagtgtGAATCTTATGTACATGATTGAAAATTTAGCAAATTGAGGGGGCAACTAATTCGGTTGAAACGACTTCACCACCatcttaaatcattaattttcattttcttgatcaACAAGAGACTCCGGGAGCGGTGGGGATGACTTTCTTGCAATTATCGTACGGGAAGCGTACCCTTTTCTATTTTCCAATTATAGAAATTAGACTTCCTGTAAGGCGCAATTGCAACGTGGCCCTTTCGAGAGTAAGCCACGTGGACATTCTGACCGTTAACCGGAGCTTCCGTTTTTGAAAAAGAGAGGCCTTTTTTACTTTACACTACTATTCTAAGCCTAACCTGCTCACTTGACCATGGTTAACATCTTTAACTAAATACCCTTTCATGCTTCCAAATTTACGAAATGCCTCTGACTAATAAATTAGCtggtaaaaactaaaaagggtATAAGTCACCCTTGATGAATAATTTCCTCCTACGGTTGTTTTTTCTTGAAGTGATGGGTAtattgatggaaaaaaaatgattacgTTGGGTCAAGTTAGAGTTAGTTGCTCAATGCAGTTTGGATTAAATTccctttttaaacaaaatttgcTTTTTAGTTAATTTAATGCTTCCTTTTTTTACAAACATTTAAGTTACCATAATTCTAACCTAATATGAACATTACTTGATTAGTACTACCACCCCAATTCAATCAAGGTGGATAAAAGCCCAACACATCATTCCAATAATTTCATCATACTTTTGGTACCAACACTTACacaatttttattatctattcACCCCAAATCTAATAAATTCGtgtttagaaaaatgatattggATTGGATTATGATCGAGTATTTTGGATTAGAGATCGGGTTGAATTGAActtaaattgattattttttaggcTCGAGTTATCCACTAATCTGTCCAAGTTGTAATCTTATCTCAAATAcatcaacttagaaaaaattaaatcaaaataattttttgtatgatttgatgaaagtcaaaattattattttgattcttgttattttaataatgacaactaatattataaatattttattattataaaatttgtagTTATTTGGTGCGGAAAAAAGTTCTTTTAAgttatcattttttcaaaaaatatatataaaaaaaaaaagtagatatAGGCGAATCATTGTTGAATTAGGTAATGTTTGGTTTAATAATTCAATTGGTTTTAATCGGTTCTAATTTAATCAAAATGATTTTGGATTGATTCAAAATTGAGAAAAGGTCAACTATGATCTGCCCAAATgttataaaaaaggaaaaataaaatacagaAAAGGAAATGGGTGGAAGAACAGACCTGGAGAAGAACATCCATTTTCCTTTCCagcatttattttcaatttttccttGGATTGCCCCCACAAATGTGATATTAGAAAGTGTTGTTTGAAAAGTGGGGAGTGGCATTTTGAGTAAATATAAGGAAGAAGGGAGGCTTAATGTATAAGAAGGCATCATCTCATCCTCCCAACCCCATCTGCCCCCTTTGTCTCTGCAACAAAACCAGGCACCTATGCACACCATCATCACCTGCGGCCAGCAACTGCTTCATCCAAACACCCAGACTCGTATATATCAAGtttatatatgttttctatatAACAACTGTTCCAGGGAACCAAACAGAGAAAGAGGAAGTGAGAAAAAGTGtgagaaagtgagagaaagtgAAAAGATAGAAAAGAAGGTTTGTATGTAAATGCATCTGAAGAAATCTCAGGCACGGATCGGAGAAGAAAGCAGTGGCGTCTCTTCCGATTACAACCCAACCCCACCACGATTTCCTCCTCCTCCAATTCAGTTTCAGACCCATTCGATACAACAGAGCAAAACTCATCTCCCCCCAAATCAGCCACAAGCTCACGCCCGAATCTCTTCTTCTCAATACCCGTCGAAGCAAACCCATCAACATCAAAGTCATCACCAAACCCAATTTCATGAGCATCCATCCACGCCCAAAACCATTCTTTCGCATCCCCACAAGAGGCCTATAATGACTCAAATGCCCTCTGCTCTTTCCCATTCCCCAACGCTGTCCTCTCTTAATCACAACCACCGCCATCACCACCAGCATCAGACACAATTGGATTCGCCGCTCCCATCTGCTTCTCAGTTGTTTGTTTGTACTTCTTTGGTCGCATTCGCAAAGGCATTGGCTTTCAAGCTCTTACACCATTTTCGCAATGCGGGTTCCTTGCGAATCCACTTGCgggtttttattttactttctctGCCACCCCTTTACTTCTTCACTTGGAGCCCTCGCCGCTCGCTGGTGCTCGATTTCTTATCGGCGCTCGCTTTCTCGGCGGCTGTAGTGATTTCCCTCAATCTCGCGCTGCCTAGGCTGCCCTCAATTCGCGTGTTTCTTGCGCGCTCGCTCCCAATTAAGCTTTGTTCGTCGGCTTCTTCTGCGTCGAAACCTTCTCAACCCGTGCTTTGGTCTATTGGATCAAAGCCCAAATCGGAGAAGAGGACAAATTCGGGTTCTTGGGTGCAAGTGTATACCAATGGGGATGTGTATGAGGGTGAATTTCACAAAGGGAAGTGTTCAGGAAGTggggtttattattattatatgagtGGGAGGTATGAGGGGGATTGGGTTGATGAGAAGTATGATGGGTATGGTGTTGAGACTTGGGCGAAAGGGAGTCGATTCCGGGGGCAATATAGGCAGGGTTTAAGACATGGGATTGGAGTGTATAGGTTTTACACTGGTGATGTTTATGCTGGAGAATGGTCGAATGGGCAGACTCATGGCTGCGGAGTTCACACTTGTGAGGATGGGAGCCGGTATGTGGGGGAGTTCAAGTGGGGTGTCAAACATGGGTTTGGTCATTACCATTTCAGGTAAATTTTAGATGTTTGTTTATTGGGTATCTTCATTGATTGAGCACTAATTGAGTTCCATGTTTTCTATTTGGTTTTATGCTGATGCCTGAATATGGATTATCAGAATTGGATTCTTTGATACTACTGACAGGTTTATATATGTTTGGTTCCATGTACTTGTGAATTTATGAGGTTTCTATTTGGTCTTATGCTGATGCCTGAATCTAACTTATTCAATATTGGATGATTTGATACTTTGTAATTTGTTTCGTATGCTGATGTTTTCACATGACTTGTTGAAGTTTCTGGTTTTTTCTTGTTGGTTTTGTGTTCCTGCAAAGTTGCAGAAATTGCAAGATTTGGGCTTCAGTTACAAAACTTAGCAAGAGACATCTCATTGAAATGACTGGAAAAGGATAGTTGAGACAATTATGTTCATGACATAATTTCAATTCGCAAGGAAACTATTCTGAAAACTGCCCTTTAGAGAACAAATAACTCTGTATCAGTGTACTTAATCATCTACTTGAATTTGATGGATGGAGATTTGAGTGCTCCAAATGTTGGATGATATTTCCTAATCcattcttcatctttgtaacctAATGACTTAATGTCAGTGTAAAATACAGAAGGAAATTGCAATCCAAACCACCATAGAATTTCAGGGTAAACTTTAACAAATTCATGTTGTGTATTTTGTCTAGGAAGTgcaattgaaataattaaatttgtattagcttatatttttaaaaagtcatgCTTGGATGATCTGATAAACATGTAGTTTTGTTGTTAGTATTGTTTTGAGTGATAGCTGATTAAATATGAAGGTTCATTGCTATCAAATTGTTGATTTCATGGTGTGAATATATGTGGTTGCATAGACAGTCAACAGGCATCTTTTATGTTGACTTTTTCATATTCTTGGAGGCAGCTTCTGAACGTCTCCATAAGCATGATGATTCTTGTAGGTTTGAAAAATGGTTGAAGATGCTTGTATATCTTAAATAGAAAGCAACCCCTATTTGACTATAAAATGTCTTAAACTACGCAATTTAGAACTTTTAACCAAGCTCTAGGAGTCATCACTTTTGTAGAACTGGTCCTTATCTCAAGTAAAAGCTCCAGGAACACTAGTGTTAGTTCATCAATGGTAGTCCCAGGCTCCCCACTGCTTTTTGTGACATCGAGCCACTATGCTTGCTTTTAATCATCACATGTTTTATCCAAGCAACCCACCACTTGCTTGTAGAATTGTCATTTGAActatttatatatacatttcATACAGTGTAATGAATATTCATTTGCTGTCTGAATACACTTGCATGTCTTTAGGATAATTGGGAGTGTAAAAGTATGAGTGTCAATAGGTTCACTTCAGGCATAACTGCTGTTGTATTTTTATGTGGATTCTATCCTCCAAATTATGAATAAACCCTCTAGTTCACCTTTTTCTTAGAACTTTCTTGGGAAGCAAAACCTCTTTATTTAATCAACAACCAGGAAATTACTCTGAAGAGAAAAACTCATGTAAAAATATATAGTGTGCGGGAGATAACTTCATTGAGAGAACACTTTTCAAACTCACTGTGCTCCAGGAAAGCAGTTTCCATTTGCTTATCAGTTTTCCTTTCTTTCAGTGATGCAAATCCAAGAAATAGATATCTTTTACATTCTAAATCACATATGCATCCTTTTGTAAGTGTCTTCCAAGAAGTGTTAAGTGCCTTTCCTTGCTTGTTCTATGTGTCTAGAATCCCATAAATTGACCTTGATTTCTGCAAGTACCATGCTGCCTGAAGATTGCCACACAATTCCTTGTATTGTTGGTTGCACAATTTTGCTACATGTTGATTTCGTGCTGAGATATTCAACCTCTTAAGGTAAAAAGGTAACAAAGTTAAAGGTGTTGCAAAACTACAGGACCACCCCATGTTTTCATGTCAATTGTGATCTTTATAAAAATTCTCCAACATATTGCAGTTGTTTCAAATTATATCCGCCTTCCCATTAGGTGTACATAATCTGGTTTTATTGCAAACAATTCAAAACTAGCTACATATTTGTAAATGTCCAAATTATTTGCAAATGATCTAAAATGATATTTGTAGGAAGAAGACAGCCTTGATATTTCCAAACTCAAATGCTTTTCTAGACTTTGTATCCAATAATTTGGTATTAgcttattttaagttttttatgaaAGAGTCACTGAGCAATTGTTATTATAGGAAGATAGATATTAGCAGCGAGTCTTATTAAATACTAATGCATGGGTgttaatgttttcttttctctgaCCAAGTGTCTGTAATTTGTAGCAGAAATGGCAGCATCTATGCTGaagaatattttgtaatatatgTTCTCCAGCTTTTGTAATATATAGCAGAAATGATGACTTGGGTgttaatgttttcttttctctgaCCAAGTTTCTGTAATATATAGCAGAAATGGCGACATGTATGCTGGAGAATATTTTGCTGACAAGATGCATGGTTTTGGGGTATACCGATTTGCAAATGGACATCGATACGAGGGAGCCTGGCACGAGGGAAGAAGACAGGGGCTTGGTATGTATACTTTCAGAAATGGGGAGGCTCAGTCTGGTCACTGGCAAAATGGGGTTCTTGATGTTCC
This DNA window, taken from Vitis vinifera cultivar Pinot Noir 40024 chromosome 2, ASM3070453v1, encodes the following:
- the LOC100262569 gene encoding putative casein kinase II subunit beta-4 isoform X2, producing MYRERGVAAAGSKAEMASIDRKRINDALDKHLERSSPSTSKGLNGKDKDRVSAQSTLIEESETDTEESDVSGSDGDDASWISWFCHMRGHEFFCEVDDDYIQDDFNLCGLSSQVPYYDYALDLILDVESSHGDSFTEEQNELVESAAEMLYGLIHVRYILTSKGLAAMLDKYKDCDFGRCPRVYCCGQACLPVGLSDIPRSSTVNVYCPKCEDIYYPRSKSQDIDGAYFGTTFPHLFLMTYGHLKPQKASQSYVPRVFGFKMHKP
- the LOC100262569 gene encoding putative casein kinase II subunit beta-4 isoform X1, with translation MYRERGVAAAGSKAEMASIDRKRINDALDKHLERSSPSTSKGLNGKDKDRVSAQSTLIEESETDTEESDVSGSDGDDASWISWFCHMRGHEFFCEVDDDYIQDDFNLCGLSSQVPYYDYALDLILDVESSHGDSFTEEQNELVESAAEMLYGLIHVRYILTSKGLAAMLDKYKDCDFGRCPRVYCCGQACLPVGLSDIPRSSTVNVYCPKCEDIYYPRSKSQGDIDGAYFGTTFPHLFLMTYGHLKPQKASQSYVPRVFGFKMHKP
- the LOC100854975 gene encoding uncharacterized protein LOC100854975 isoform X2, which codes for MHLKKSQARIGEESSGVSSDYNPTPPRFPPPPIQFQTHSIQQSKTHLPPNQPQAHARISSSQYPSKQTHQHQSHHQTQFHEHPSTPKTILSHPHKRPIMTQMPSALSHSPTLSSLNHNHRHHHQHQTQLDSPLPSASQLFVCTSLVAFAKALAFKLLHHFRNAGSLRIHLRVFILLSLPPLYFFTWSPRRSLVLDFLSALAFSAAVVISLNLALPRLPSIRVFLARSLPIKLCSSASSASKPSQPVLWSIGSKPKSEKRTNSGSWVQVYTNGDVYEGEFHKGKCSGSGVYYYYMSGRYEGDWVDEKYDGYGVETWAKGSRFRGQYRQGLRHGIGVYRFYTGDVYAGEWSNGQTHGCGVHTCEDGSRYVGEFKWGVKHGFGHYHFRNGDMYAGEYFADKMHGFGVYRFANGHRYEGAWHEGRRQGLGMYTFRNGEAQSGHWQNGVLDVPSTQNTHPASPFAVSHSKVLNAVQEARRAAEKAFDVSKVDERVNKAVALANKAANAARVAAVKAVQKRVHHNSDSSDTPLPIV
- the LOC100854975 gene encoding uncharacterized protein LOC100854975 isoform X1, with translation MHLKKSQARIGEESSGVSSDYNPTPPRFPPPPIQFQTHSIQQSKTHLPPNQPQAHARISSSQYPSKQTHQHQSHHQTQFHEHPSTPKTILSHPHKRPIMTQMPSALSHSPTLSSLNHNHRHHHQHQTQLDSPLPSASQLFVCTSLVAFAKALAFKLLHHFRNAGSLRIHLRVFILLSLPPLYFFTWSPRRSLVLDFLSALAFSAAVVISLNLALPRLPSIRVFLARSLPIKLCSSASSASKPSQPVLWSIGSKPKSEKRTNSGSWVQVYTNGDVYEGEFHKGKCSGSGVYYYYMSGRYEGDWVDEKYDGYGVETWAKGSRFRGQYRQGLRHGIGVYRFYTGDVYAGEWSNGQTHGCGVHTCEDGSRYVGEFKWGVKHGFGHYHFSRNGDMYAGEYFADKMHGFGVYRFANGHRYEGAWHEGRRQGLGMYTFRNGEAQSGHWQNGVLDVPSTQNTHPASPFAVSHSKVLNAVQEARRAAEKAFDVSKVDERVNKAVALANKAANAARVAAVKAVQKRVHHNSDSSDTPLPIV